AGACCGGTCCGGCGGCGCCGTAGTAGTTCATCATGGAGATGCACTGGTACCACATGCGGTACTTGCCGACGGTTTGGTCGTAGATGACGTGCGGCCGGTAGGCCAGGTCGCCTTCCCAGGGTTTGTCGCGGACGAGGATGGGATTGCGGATGAACTTTTCGGGCCGTTCCAGGACGCGGGCGAGCCGCCAGCGGTCTTCGACGATGTGGTCGTCAAGCAACAGGTGCGTGCCGCAGCCGATTTGCAACGGCTGGCCGGCGAAGTAGTCGTGCTCGGTCATGTCGAGTCTCCCAGTCGGACGCCATCATCGACGCGGAACGTACCGCTACGGACCATTGTATCATGCCAACGGCGGTTATGAACCGCTATCGTGCGTACGCAAAGTCGAAGGCGAAGAGGGTGGCGTTGGTCAGTTCGATCCGGACGTGGAGGGACCGGTTTTCGGGTACGGTCGGCCAGCGGCTGATGTTGTTCCAGCGGAGGGGCGCAGCGAGATGGTCGCCGGCGATGGGCTGGCACTGGTCGAAACCGTATCCGGGGATCGGCTCGCCGTTTTCGTAGGTCAGCGCGGCCCGGAGGCATCCGTTGGGCTCGGTGACGGCGTTGAGGGTCAGGCCTTCGACGCGTCTGGTGCCGGGAGTCAGGATGATCCGGTTCGACAGGTACGAGCGGTAGCCCATGATCCGGTCGCGGGTCCACTTGGCCAGACCGATCCTGGCGAAGCCGCGAAGTTCCTTGAGGGTCTTGACCCACTGGGCGTAGTCGATGCCGTGGCCGCAGTGGCCGTGACGGTCGATCGTGCCGGTGAAGTACAGCCGCGTTTCGTCGCCGACGTGGATGGGGTTCGAGGCGGTATAGAGCGCGCCGCGGGCCCAGGCGGGCGCGTCGTCGGCGCAGAGCCAGTCGGGCCGGCCGGGCAGGTGATGCCAGCAGCCGCCGCGTTCGAGTTGGTAGACGATGGAGATATCCACCCGGCCCATCACGCCGATGCACTGGACGGGCAGTTGGTGGCGGAAGGTCCAGAGGAACCCGACGGTGGGGCCGTCGGTGGGCATCAGGCCCGCGCCGTAGTAGTCGGCGGAGGCGAAGCCGCGAAGCCTGGCGTGGTGGTCGTCGTACTCGTCGGGTATCAGGGCGCTGACGGGCTGGGAGGGTTGGCCGTCGATCCACTCAGCGAGAGCCAGCGGGCGAACTGGCGGAGATTTGGCATGTTGGGCATTGCGGTTTTCACGGCCTCCGGCGGATGACACGCTGGGTTTCCAGTATGGCTGGGGGATTTGGTCCGTCAAGTTTTTCTCTTGCGCGGGATCGGGTGTATGTCTGACGGGGGTTCAGGGATGTTCCGCGGCGGGATTCAGGGGTTTGGCCGATTGTGGCGGATGGGCGTTTCGCATAGGTTGGACGTGCCAACTGTATGGGGGGCCGAAGGCGGATGCACGGAGGGTTCCGGGCCAGCCGCGGCGCGCTCCCGTTCTGGAACCGTATAAGGAGGTATCCGATGGCCATTGCCGACGTGGTAAAAGTGACGAGCCTGACCAACGTGGACGTGTACAACCTTCAGGACGAGAAGGTGGGGACGATCCAGAACCTGATGATCGACGCGGAGCGCGGCTGCATCGCCTACGCGGTGCTGTCGCACGGCGGGTTCCTGGGGATCGGGGACAAGCTGTTCGCGATTCCGTGGTCCTCGCTGGGTCTGGACACCGACCGCGGGATCTACACCATGGACGTGTCGCGGGAACGGTTGGAGAACGCACCGGGGTTCGACAAGGACAACTGGCCGAACATGGCCAACGAGGAGTGGGGCCGTCGCGTGCACGAGTACTACGACGCTGAGCCGTACTGGCTGCACGTCTAAAGTCCGACAGGCAGACCAACCGGCAAGGTGGGCCGTTTCGGCTCGCCTTGTCCTGCGCGCGGAGATTCCGCCCGGACCCTGCGCAGCGGGCTATTTGGTCATGGCCAGTGACAGGGCGACCAGTCCGGCGACCCCGAGGGTGCAGGCGAGGCAGGCGGTTCGGCTGAGGCGCTCGCGGTAGAGAACCCGGGCCAGCAAGAGCATGATGACGGCGGGCCCGGCGATCACGAACGGGAAGACCAGTTCGGGTCCAAGGCGGGGCAGGACGGTCAGCACGGCGAAGGCGATGGCCACCTGGAGGGCCCCGTTGACTGATCCGAAGATCAGTTCGTTCCCGCGGAGTTGCGTTTGGCCGAGGCGCAGAATCGCCGCGGCGAGGATCGCCGCAGAGATGCAGTTGAACGCGCAGATCAGGGCCAGGGGCTTGGCCGGGTCGTGAATGCTGGCCACCAGTTGGCCGGTCATGCAGAGCCCCGACAGAACCCAGCAGAGGACCGCCCAGATCAGCCATCGAAGCGAGACGCTCCTGGTGTTGGCGGGGTTGCCATCGGTGGGGCGGTTGAAGGCGAAAGCGATCAACGAACCCAGCACCAGGACCAGGCCCGCTCCCAACTCGTTGGTGAACGGCCGGGGCTGAAGCCACAACGCCCCCAGCGCCACCGGCCAGACCAGGCCCATGTTGTTCATCGCGACGGTCGGCCCGGCCGGGCCGATCCGCAGGCAGTGCATGGCGATCAGACAATAGCCGACGCCGTAGCCGAGGGCGACCAGGGCCCCAAGGCCCCAGACGACCGGGTCGTCGAGCGGCTGACCGAGGGCCAGGGCCAGGATCCCGGAGATGACCGCCCCGCTGAGGGCGACCCAGAAGCCGAAGGCGACGGCGCGGCCGCCGCCGTCGAGGATGCGGCGATTGCCCAGCCAGATCAACGTTCCACAGATCACGCCGAGGGCGACAAGCAGTGCATCCATGTGAATGGGCCTCAATCGGATGAGGTGGCGGCGCGGGCCATGGCCTCGACGTTTTGCGGCGGGACGTTGGGCAGCAGGGCCTCGTGGCTGGGGCTGACAATCAGGCATGGGCCAAGGAGCTTTTTGACCCGCCGGACCTCGGCTTCGATCTGGTCGGGCGAGCCGTGGACCAGGAGCTGCTGGGTGTCGATGCCGCCCATGAAGGCGATGCGGCCCTTAAAGTCCCGGGCGAGGGTTTCGGCGTCCATGTTGGCGGCCAGAGCCTGGAGCGGGTGAAGGCACTCGACGCCGGCGTCGATGAGCCGGTCGATGACCTTGTGGATGGCCCCGCAGGAGTGGAGAATGACCTGGTAGCCGTGACGGTGGGCCTGGTCGGTGAACTTGCGGAACCAGGGCATAATGAACCGGTCGAATTGGGTCAGGCCGCAGATCAGGTCGAGCTGGGTGCCGAAGTCGTTGCCGAAGAAAAAGCCGTCGATCTCGTCGCGGGCGGCCTCGAAGAGCCGCTCGTTGGCTTCGTAGTAGAACCCGCAGACGCGGTCGGTGACGGCCAGGACCAGTTCGGGGTTGTCGTACATGTTCATCATGTAGCTTTCCATGCCGAACAGGTCCATGACGTTGTGGTAGAAGGGGGTCCAGAAGCCGCTGGCCCGGTAGACGTCGCCGGCGTTGCGGAGGGCGGCGACGCAGTCGTCGAGGTGGAGGTAGTCGGGATTGGGCCAGGGGAACTGCTCGACGGCGGAAAGGTCGGTTGCGTCGGCGAAGGGTCCGGGCTCGCCGTGGCGTTTCTTGGAGAGCCCGAGATCGAACATGCCGCGGCCGTCGGGCGACCGGTAGGTGCTGGCAAACTCGTGCGGGCCGATCCAGCGGAAATCGTCGTCGAGTTTGCGGCGGAGTTGCTCCGGCGTTTGTGTGCCGAAGTAGCGGTGGTACAACGGCCAGGTCTCGCCGTGGGGGTTGCCGATCCAGAATCCGCAGCGGTCGGCGGCTTGGCCGGAGATAATGGTGCGGATGCGTTGACGATGAGTCATCGTGGACCTCCTTTAGTTGGGGCTGCCGTGCATCAGTTGGCTCAAGGGTTTATCGTCATGGCAAGGGGCGGTCAAGGGAAATGTGAACTGACTGGACTCCGGCATCCGTCCGGCTAGAATGTTGCCCAAGAATGCGGCAAGGGCCGCGACCGACAATCTGCAAAGGACCGCATCGGACGGCAGAAAGGACCACGACATGCCCGGCTTGATGCTCAACGAGGACGACAGCCACTTTTATGCGTGCCGACCGCCGGAGAAGATCAACCGCGACGGCGTCTACGAGCTGGTGGACCACTACATCAGTCCGCCGATGAAGGAACTGATCTTCAACGTCAACGCCATGCGGGCGAATTTCCCGAGCCGCGTCTGGCCCCGGGTCTGGGACGGGTTCGATCCGGGCCAGGGGCTCGATCAGCCGAAGCTGCGGGCCGTGCCGGCGGAGCATCGGCAGCGCGTCTGGGAGATGTACCGCAATCTTTCCTCGCTGGACATTCCGCGGTGCTGGATCGAGCGCGTTCGGCATCATGGGCGATCGGCTTGGCTTTCGGTCCGAATGAACGACGTCCACGACGTGGACAACCTCGATCTTCCCGGGCACAGCCCGTTCTGGCGGGATCATCCGGAATACTGGCGGGTTCCGGATCCGCAGCGATTCACGACGTGGACGGACCGGGCGTTCGATTACGGTCACCAGCCGGTCGGCGAGTACTTCGTGAGCCTGATCGAAGAGGTGTTCGATCGCTATGACGTCGACGGCTTGGAACTGGACTGGATGCGGTTTCCCCTGCATTTCCGTCCGGGATTCGAGGACGAGGGGCGGGAGATTCTGATCGACTTTCACCGGCGGGTCCGGGCCCTGGCGGATTCTCACGCGGGGCGGCGCGGCCATCCGATCAGGATCGGCGTGCGGGTGCCGTCGCGCCCGCAGACCGCATGGGCGATGGGGCTGGACGCGGTCGCCTGGGTCAAGGAGAAGCTGGTCGACCTGGTCGTGATCACGCCGTTCTGGCCAACCATCGAGTTCGACATGCCGATCGAGCTGTGGCGGGAGCTGCTGGCGGGCAGCGGCGCGACGCTGGCGGCGGGCTTGGAGATCTGCGTGCGGCCGTCGCCGAAGGTCTGGCCGAAGCACGACGATCTGGTGCTGAACACAGCGGAGACCGCGCTGGGGGCGGCGGCGTCGCTGCTGGATCGGGGAGCGGACCGGATTTACCTGTTCAACTACATGGACAGCGGCACGACGGTGCAGGATCCCGACGACTACCGATCCATCCTGAACCGGGCGGGCGACCCCTCGACGATTGTGGATCAGCCGCGGCGCCACGTCGTGACGTACAGCGACACGGTGGCGCCCGGAGAACCGGAGGCCCTGGCCCTTCCGTCGCTGTGCCGCGCCGGTCAGCCGTCGCGTTTCCGCCTTCACATCGGCCCCAAGCCCGAACGCGGCACGGCCCGCGTTTTTGTCGGATGCGGCGAGAACGGCAACCAGGACACTTCGCCGCTTGAGGTCCATGTCAATGGAACTCGGTGTACGCCTGGGGAGTATCCCTTGCCCAGACCGATCCATCCTGTGGTTCGCCAGGTTCGCGGGTTCGCGATTCCGGAAGGTATCCTGCACCGAGGCTACAACTGCGTGGAGGTTTCGAGCGCCAGTCCCGATCCGCACGAGGTCTTCTGGATCGAGATCAGGATCGAGCCGGCGTAGGGCTGGCGGCCGATTCGGCTGCCTATTGGGGGGACGGTGGTCTGTCGCGTTGCGGGTCGGCGAGGGCGGCCAGTTGGACGAAGAGCTTCTGGCGGGCGGTCAGTCGCGGGTCGTTGTGGGCCACGGGCTTGCCGTCGATTCGGTAGGCTTCAAGCCAATCGGCGTTGTCGGTTCGGCGGTCGGTCATGATGGATCTCTGGATCAGGAGGCCAGGGCCCAGAGGTGGCTGGTGTCGGCGTTGGCCCGCAAGGCGTTGAGGACCTTCTGGTACTCGTTGGGGCCCTGGGGGCGGAGTTGCGGTCGCGTGGCGTCGGTGTTCTCGGTGTTGCGTCCGGTCGAGAGCCAAGGCTGCGTGTGCTGTCGTGTCTTGAACATTCGTGATCTCCCCTTTGTGGTTGCGACAGACAAGGAATGCAAACCGCGTGCCGAAGGAGGAAGGATTCTTTTTGGGTTTAGGAGGCGGTTGCGCGGCGGGAGCGGTGGGGGATTTGCCCCGATTGGGTCATTAGTGGGGGAAATTCCGCAGCGGTGATGGGTTATCGGTCGTGGCGTCGGATGGGAGATTGGCCCGATGGGTGGTGGGAGTTTTGCTCACCCGGGATTCAGGTGCGTCACTGATTGCGGTTGAGGCTGCGCGGCTGTAGCTTGATTGGCACAGCCGGGCAGGGCGTTGAGGTGCTTATCGTTACGGCGGGAGAACAGCCGCCAGTTGTGGATCGGACGAAAGGGGGCGCCGATGGCGATCGGGAGAATCTACAAGGGGTCGAGCCTGCTGGACGTGAACGTCTACAACCGCCAGGACGAGAATCTGGGAACGATCACCGAGGTGATGGTGGACGTGGATGTCGGCTGCATCGCCTACGCGGTGCTGTCGCACGGCGGGTTTCTGGGGATCGGCGAGCAGTTGTTCGCGGTTCCGTGGGCGGCTTTGGAGTTGGACGATCAGCGTGAGGCGTACGTACTGGACGTGACGCCGGCGCAACTGGAGCAGGCGCCGGGGTTCCAGCGTGACGAGTGGCCGGACATGACGGATGAGGCATGGGGCCGGCGGGTACATGAATTCTACCATATCGAGCCGTATTGGCAGCACGTCTGAGCTATATGAATGGAAGGTGATCGACGCCGATCCTTGTTCGCTGACGAGAGCCGATGCGAAGGGGAAGCCTCGGCCGGAGGCTGGAGATGGATCGGCGTTGCGACCAGAGATACAGCAGGGGATGTGGCGAGAGGCGGGCGTCCCGCAGAGGGCGGTGGGATGCCCGCCCGACTCTTGGCCGCTGGGTGCGGGGTTGGAGTCGCCTGGGAGGAACGGGAGGATCGTCATGACTGGCACACTGAGACAATGGTGGTGGGCGGGATTGATCATGGCGGCGGTGGTCGCGGCGTGGGGTTGCGAGCATTCGCCGTGGCGGTGGGAGCAGCGGGACAAGGTTTCGTACCTGCGCGGGCCGTACAACTATGACTTCTGGAACCGGCACAATGAGTCGTACCGGTTCGGCTCGACAATTCACTTTGCCCATGGGATTCAGCACGACATCCTTGAGACCACGCCGCTGGCCGAGCACGTGAAGTGGGACGAGTGGAC
The window above is part of the Phycisphaerae bacterium genome. Proteins encoded here:
- a CDS encoding PRC-barrel domain containing protein; the protein is MGGRRRMHGGFRASRGALPFWNRIRRYPMAIADVVKVTSLTNVDVYNLQDEKVGTIQNLMIDAERGCIAYAVLSHGGFLGIGDKLFAIPWSSLGLDTDRGIYTMDVSRERLENAPGFDKDNWPNMANEEWGRRVHEYYDAEPYWLHV
- a CDS encoding PRC-barrel domain containing protein; protein product: MAIGRIYKGSSLLDVNVYNRQDENLGTITEVMVDVDVGCIAYAVLSHGGFLGIGEQLFAVPWAALELDDQREAYVLDVTPAQLEQAPGFQRDEWPDMTDEAWGRRVHEFYHIEPYWQHV